Proteins from a genomic interval of Fuerstiella sp.:
- a CDS encoding aldo/keto reductase: MQPRQLGTTDMQLTPLTFGASSLGAEFRKVNLDEAVRSVHVAIDRGMNFIDTSPYYGRGMSEILLGQVLPEISRDSCYLGTKLGRYAPQHFDFSARRVEESLDISLERLGVDYLDIVLCHDIEFVDLSQIVQETLPALRRQADKGKVRYVGISGYPMNVFRYVLARAEIDVLLTYNHYTLQNDMATELIPLCQDQGVGIMNAAPFSARLLTNAELPIWHKATPYVRQVAKAAADHCAAAGSDIAKLALQFSIANPDFTTCITGSANPGRVSQWLDWAEEPVDEQLLREVRTILQPIHNWTYVEGRPENNDESSVNVSSAKTSAADE; encoded by the coding sequence ATGCAGCCCCGACAACTCGGTACAACCGATATGCAACTCACACCACTGACGTTTGGTGCGTCGTCTCTGGGAGCCGAATTTCGCAAAGTCAATCTTGACGAAGCCGTACGAAGCGTTCACGTAGCAATCGACCGGGGTATGAACTTCATCGACACTTCTCCGTACTACGGACGGGGAATGAGCGAAATTCTACTGGGACAGGTATTGCCCGAAATCAGCCGGGATTCCTGTTATCTGGGTACAAAACTAGGACGATACGCCCCTCAACACTTCGACTTCAGCGCACGACGGGTTGAAGAAAGTCTGGACATCTCACTGGAACGCCTGGGTGTTGATTATCTGGACATCGTTTTGTGTCACGATATCGAATTCGTTGACCTGTCGCAGATCGTTCAGGAAACGCTGCCGGCACTGCGGCGTCAGGCTGACAAAGGGAAAGTGCGGTATGTTGGGATCAGTGGTTATCCCATGAATGTGTTCAGATACGTGCTGGCCCGCGCAGAGATCGACGTACTGCTGACGTACAACCACTACACATTGCAAAATGATATGGCCACGGAACTGATACCACTCTGCCAGGATCAAGGTGTGGGAATAATGAATGCGGCACCGTTTTCAGCTCGCCTGCTGACGAATGCGGAATTGCCGATCTGGCACAAAGCCACTCCGTATGTACGGCAGGTCGCAAAGGCCGCTGCCGATCACTGCGCTGCCGCCGGCAGCGACATCGCAAAGCTCGCCCTGCAGTTTTCAATTGCCAATCCTGACTTCACCACCTGCATCACCGGGTCGGCAAACCCCGGTCGGGTAAGTCAATGGCTGGACTGGGCTGAAGAACCGGTCGACGAACAGTTACTACGGGAGGTGCGGACGATTCTGCAGCCGATTCATAACTGGACATATGTGGAAGGCAGACCGGAAAACAATGACGAAAGTTCGGTCAACGTATCGTCAGCTAAGACGTCCGCAGCTGACGAGTGA
- a CDS encoding DUF1501 domain-containing protein, producing MPATGCSSYRRLILDRRTLLGAGGLSIPAILQARAMGESAGQIPADTAVIQYWLGGAASHQETYDPKPDAPAEFRGPFGTISTNVPGLQICDTLPMHAGVMDKVALIRSMGHDNSDHQHGTHWCQTGHDAKASGVSPFKASSHPSIGSVTHRVRAANHPAMPAYVHIGYPLDRSPFRYFPHSAAYLGRKYDPYIILNRRTGDGKDPGLDRDFRVDNLDFTAGLTLSSVSDRRRLLGQLDRLRRDTDQSGMMGAMDHFHQTAFEMITGPRARNAFDLEQEDIRTRERYGPTRPGQTALLARRLVEAGVTFVTVVDPGVGLSSSGWDLHTDLEWGMNTACPRMDRAVTALIEDLFERGLDKKVLLVVWGEFGRTPGMNNRGGRDHWGSLQSVLVAGGGTRGGQVIGASTAKGEVPHDRHLWPYDMLATMYHHLGINTEQSFHNLAGRPIPILAQGERIRELL from the coding sequence ATGCCGGCAACAGGGTGCAGCAGTTATCGGCGCCTGATTCTCGATCGGCGGACGCTTCTCGGAGCGGGAGGACTCTCGATCCCTGCTATTCTGCAGGCCAGAGCGATGGGGGAGTCGGCCGGTCAGATTCCGGCGGACACCGCCGTTATTCAGTACTGGCTGGGTGGGGCTGCGAGCCATCAGGAAACATATGATCCCAAACCGGATGCCCCCGCCGAATTTCGCGGACCGTTCGGAACGATCTCTACCAACGTACCTGGTTTGCAAATCTGTGACACACTGCCCATGCACGCCGGTGTGATGGATAAGGTTGCGTTAATTCGCAGCATGGGGCATGACAACAGTGATCACCAGCACGGTACGCACTGGTGTCAGACCGGACACGACGCAAAGGCCAGCGGAGTTAGTCCGTTTAAGGCGTCGAGTCACCCGTCGATTGGTTCCGTGACACATCGGGTTCGCGCAGCCAATCATCCCGCCATGCCGGCTTACGTTCATATCGGTTATCCACTTGATCGGAGTCCCTTCCGGTATTTTCCGCACAGCGCCGCCTACCTTGGTCGAAAATATGATCCGTACATCATCCTCAACAGACGCACAGGAGATGGAAAGGATCCTGGACTGGACCGTGATTTTCGTGTTGACAATCTGGACTTCACAGCCGGGCTGACACTGTCGTCGGTTTCAGACCGTCGCCGACTGCTGGGACAACTCGATCGCCTGCGCCGTGACACCGACCAGTCCGGCATGATGGGAGCCATGGATCATTTTCACCAGACGGCGTTTGAAATGATTACCGGTCCGCGGGCTCGAAACGCTTTTGATCTCGAACAGGAAGACATCCGCACACGCGAGCGTTACGGCCCCACGCGCCCTGGACAAACAGCCCTGCTGGCACGGCGGCTGGTTGAGGCGGGGGTAACCTTTGTTACTGTGGTTGACCCAGGTGTCGGGCTCAGCAGTTCCGGCTGGGATCTTCATACAGATCTGGAATGGGGGATGAACACCGCCTGCCCGCGGATGGATCGCGCTGTGACCGCGCTGATTGAGGATCTTTTTGAGCGAGGTCTTGACAAAAAGGTCTTACTGGTGGTCTGGGGAGAATTTGGCCGCACGCCTGGAATGAATAATCGGGGAGGGCGCGACCACTGGGGCAGTCTGCAAAGTGTACTTGTTGCCGGCGGGGGAACCCGTGGCGGTCAGGTGATCGGAGCATCAACTGCCAAAGGCGAAGTTCCCCACGATCGTCATCTCTGGCCCTATGACATGCTGGCAACGATGTATCATCATCTGGGTATCAATACCGAACAATCCTTTCACAATCTGGCCGGTCGACCGATTCCGATACTGGCCCAGGGCGAACGGATTCGCGAACTGCTGTGA
- a CDS encoding UvrD-helicase domain-containing protein, with product MPDLTGLNPAQCEAVTTLSGPLLVLAGAGTGKTRVITYRMVNLIASGIKADRILSVTFTNKAAREMRQRTMQLLSRRTQFTPVVTTFHAWCVRVLREDIEVLGYPKMFSIYDRSDQESAARRTLRDIRVGEKSMRPGDLINRISRWKMSGISEDRAGDHVESDFDYLASMAYRRYQQLLRASGAVDFDDLLLLTVRLFESSEAVLQKHQARFDHVQIDEYQDTNGVQFDLMAHLVSEHRNICVVGDDDQSIYGWRGAEVEHILNFSGHFPGTKTVRLENNYRCTDQIIHLANRLVRHNRNRHDKKLIAHKSQGAPVRMLAFNDETAESEHVVGEIEYLVSELGVRPRDVAILFRTNQQPRLFETEMRRQNVPYRLFGGQSFFDRKEIRDIVSYLKVVANPADESSLLRIINTPARGIGTSTTEKLVALAVQRGLSLWKVIPEVARSGIIPARALAAVTAFRQLLNRYREEMMQRPRQLAETARRLLTEIDYDSEIKRQYKDESRQDQRRAVIEDLVNSMAQYVERESRPSLVGFLETTALLDRDEDPNEDDDSNQVSLMTLHSAKGLEFPRVYLVGMEENLLPHKRSVESGLEKDISEERRLAYVGVTRAMDHLTLTRAKTRMKWGKRRESAASRFLFEMQEIPGAQLQEQQIGDDDLEESPDINAPF from the coding sequence ATCACGTATCGTATGGTCAATCTGATTGCCAGCGGAATCAAAGCTGATCGGATCCTGTCGGTGACATTTACCAACAAGGCAGCCCGGGAAATGCGTCAAAGGACGATGCAGCTGCTCAGTCGACGAACGCAGTTCACACCAGTGGTGACGACGTTTCACGCCTGGTGTGTTCGAGTCCTGCGGGAAGACATTGAAGTTCTTGGTTATCCAAAAATGTTTTCAATTTATGACCGCAGCGATCAGGAGTCTGCCGCGCGCAGGACTCTGAGAGATATTCGTGTGGGCGAGAAATCGATGAGACCGGGAGATCTGATTAACCGAATCAGTCGCTGGAAAATGTCAGGCATTAGTGAAGATCGGGCCGGCGACCATGTCGAGTCTGATTTCGACTACCTGGCTTCGATGGCGTATCGGCGTTACCAGCAGTTGCTTCGAGCCAGTGGGGCCGTGGATTTCGACGATCTACTGCTCCTGACAGTTCGGTTGTTTGAATCCAGCGAAGCGGTCCTCCAAAAGCACCAGGCTCGTTTTGACCACGTTCAGATCGACGAGTACCAGGATACTAACGGTGTTCAGTTTGATCTGATGGCTCATTTGGTGTCGGAGCATCGAAATATCTGTGTGGTTGGAGACGATGACCAGTCTATCTACGGCTGGCGAGGTGCCGAAGTCGAGCACATCCTCAATTTCAGCGGACACTTCCCGGGCACAAAAACGGTTCGTCTGGAAAATAACTACCGCTGCACAGATCAGATCATTCATCTGGCGAATCGTCTGGTGCGGCACAATCGCAATCGTCACGACAAAAAACTCATTGCTCACAAAAGCCAGGGGGCTCCGGTGCGGATGCTGGCGTTCAATGATGAAACAGCCGAATCGGAGCACGTCGTTGGTGAAATTGAGTATCTGGTCAGTGAACTTGGTGTACGACCACGGGATGTGGCAATTCTGTTTCGTACAAACCAGCAGCCGCGACTGTTTGAAACGGAGATGAGGCGGCAGAATGTTCCCTATCGCCTGTTCGGAGGGCAGTCCTTTTTCGACCGAAAAGAAATCCGTGATATTGTGAGCTACCTGAAAGTTGTCGCCAATCCGGCTGATGAATCTTCTCTGTTGCGAATCATCAATACACCGGCCCGGGGAATTGGCACATCGACAACCGAGAAACTTGTCGCACTGGCCGTGCAGCGGGGGCTGTCGCTTTGGAAGGTCATTCCGGAAGTTGCCCGATCCGGCATTATTCCTGCGCGAGCACTGGCTGCAGTAACGGCTTTTCGTCAGTTGTTGAACCGATATCGGGAGGAAATGATGCAGCGACCGCGTCAGCTGGCTGAAACGGCCCGCCGGCTGCTCACGGAAATCGATTATGATTCTGAAATTAAGCGACAGTATAAAGATGAGTCCCGTCAGGATCAGCGCCGGGCAGTGATCGAAGATCTGGTGAATTCAATGGCTCAGTATGTTGAACGTGAATCCCGCCCGTCGCTGGTTGGATTTCTGGAAACAACCGCTCTTCTGGATCGTGATGAGGATCCGAATGAAGATGACGATTCCAATCAGGTTTCACTGATGACACTGCATTCCGCAAAGGGGCTGGAATTTCCTCGTGTGTATCTTGTGGGTATGGAAGAGAATCTGCTGCCTCACAAACGCAGTGTCGAAAGTGGTCTTGAGAAGGACATTTCCGAAGAACGGCGATTGGCCTATGTTGGTGTCACACGCGCAATGGATCATCTGACATTGACAAGGGCTAAGACCAGGATGAAGTGGGGAAAACGACGTGAATCGGCGGCGTCCCGGTTTCTGTTTGAAATGCAGGAAATACCAGGAGCACAACTTCAGGAACAGCAAATCGGAGACGATGACCTGGAGGAATCCCCCGACATCAATGCACCTTTTTAG